The proteins below come from a single Pedobacter aquae genomic window:
- the ppk1 gene encoding polyphosphate kinase 1 produces the protein MTNSKPPILNREISWLYFNDRVLQEAADKTVPLIERIKFLAIFSSNLDEFYRVRVATLNRLTTVVDRVEEELGYNPKKILNQIKNIVIKQERKFNLLYEDIIKELSTNKIFILNDKQLNVSRGAFVKSYFRDKLLSAIVPIILDEKQPFPQLKDRVIYFLVKLSRKDKKTKVKYALVELPEGISRFLILPETNNLKFIILVDDIIRYCLDDVFFIFDYDEIEAYSIQVTRDAELDLDKTVSDKFIEALSKSLQKRKKGKPMRLLYDTAMPMDMLSTIVAKLNLNSESLIPGNRYHNFKDFISFPNVGLENLEYKKQTPLPVKGLSYFKGLFELIKQKDYLISLPYQSFDYIIHFLREAAIDPKVTQIHITLYRLAENSKVINALINASRNGKKVNCLVELKARFDEQANIYWTNRLEEEGVLVNYGITGYKVHSKICLITRIEKGVKVHYANLATGNFNEKTAGIYGDHSLFTANPRITEELSKLFIAINKKVISKDYKHLIVSPLETRPKLFALINQEIKAAKQGKTAYIILKMNSLADEQTIKKLYEASNAGVKIKLIVRGMCSLVPGRKGFSENIEVISIVDKYLEHARIWVFANGGKEKVFLLSADLMTRNLDHRVEVGFPIYDEAIKQEIRDIIDIQLMDNTKAREINHLNNNKYHKTGDKEPHRSQIETYNYLKQKHS, from the coding sequence ATGACAAATAGTAAACCTCCAATTTTAAACAGAGAAATTAGTTGGCTTTATTTTAACGACAGGGTTCTGCAAGAAGCTGCCGATAAAACTGTCCCTTTGATAGAGCGTATTAAGTTTTTGGCAATATTTTCGTCTAATCTTGATGAGTTTTACCGTGTACGTGTTGCTACCTTAAATAGGTTAACAACCGTAGTGGATAGGGTAGAAGAGGAGTTAGGTTATAACCCAAAGAAAATCCTTAACCAGATAAAAAACATCGTTATCAAGCAGGAAAGGAAGTTTAATCTTTTGTATGAGGATATTATAAAAGAACTTTCTACTAATAAAATCTTTATCCTTAATGATAAGCAGTTGAACGTAAGCAGAGGAGCTTTCGTAAAATCGTATTTTAGAGATAAGCTTTTATCTGCTATTGTCCCTATTATTTTAGATGAAAAACAGCCTTTTCCTCAGTTAAAAGATAGGGTCATTTATTTCTTAGTTAAGCTATCAAGAAAAGATAAGAAAACTAAAGTAAAATATGCTTTGGTAGAGCTTCCAGAGGGTATCAGTAGGTTTTTAATTCTGCCAGAAACCAATAATCTAAAATTTATTATTCTGGTTGATGATATTATTAGGTATTGTTTAGATGATGTTTTTTTCATTTTTGATTATGATGAAATTGAAGCTTACTCTATACAGGTTACCCGAGATGCTGAACTAGATTTAGATAAAACCGTTAGTGATAAGTTTATTGAAGCCTTATCTAAAAGCTTGCAAAAGCGTAAAAAAGGTAAACCTATGCGTTTACTTTATGATACTGCTATGCCTATGGATATGCTATCAACCATCGTGGCAAAACTGAATCTGAATTCAGAGAGCTTAATTCCCGGTAATAGATACCATAATTTTAAGGATTTTATAAGTTTTCCTAATGTTGGCTTAGAGAATTTAGAATATAAAAAGCAAACACCACTACCGGTAAAAGGCTTAAGTTATTTTAAAGGTTTGTTCGAGCTCATTAAGCAAAAAGACTATCTCATCAGCTTACCTTATCAATCTTTTGATTATATCATCCACTTTTTAAGGGAAGCCGCCATAGATCCAAAAGTTACACAAATACATATCACACTATATCGCTTAGCAGAAAATTCAAAGGTAATTAATGCGCTCATCAACGCATCACGTAACGGTAAAAAAGTAAATTGTTTGGTTGAGCTTAAAGCCCGTTTTGATGAACAAGCTAATATTTATTGGACAAATAGGCTAGAAGAAGAAGGCGTATTGGTTAATTATGGTATTACAGGTTATAAAGTACACTCTAAAATTTGTTTGATAACCCGTATAGAAAAAGGTGTTAAGGTGCATTATGCTAATTTAGCAACAGGTAATTTTAATGAGAAAACAGCAGGTATTTATGGCGACCATAGCTTATTTACCGCCAACCCCAGAATTACAGAAGAGTTAAGTAAATTGTTCATCGCTATCAATAAGAAAGTTATTTCTAAAGATTATAAACATTTAATTGTTTCTCCTTTAGAAACCAGGCCTAAGTTGTTTGCCCTTATCAATCAGGAAATTAAAGCTGCTAAACAAGGTAAAACGGCTTATATCATTTTGAAAATGAACTCCCTTGCCGATGAGCAAACCATCAAAAAGCTTTACGAAGCTAGCAATGCAGGTGTAAAAATAAAATTGATAGTGCGTGGCATGTGTAGTTTGGTTCCTGGGCGAAAAGGCTTTAGCGAAAATATAGAAGTAATATCTATTGTAGATAAATATTTGGAGCATGCCCGTATATGGGTTTTTGCTAATGGAGGTAAAGAAAAAGTATTCCTTTTATCTGCCGATTTAATGACTAGAAACTTAGATCATCGTGTTGAAGTAGGTTTTCCTATTTATGATGAGGCTATCAAACAAGAAATAAGAGATATTATAGATATCCAATTAATGGATAATACCAAAGCCAGAGAAATCAATCATCTTAACAACAATAAATACCATAAAACTGGTGATAAAGAACCTCATCGTTCGCAAATAGAGACATATAATTATTTAAAACAAAAACATAGCTAA
- a CDS encoding outer membrane integrity protein: MKASKTKGVNRKVKKQLKSELEVNLKAKLKDFIISLGHDAEDIGSELKKASKLLAKKLAAKIKSVKDIKPKKAEVKKVDVKVNAVKSAQKAKKVIAKAVKKVNNKAADIEEIIKKEVVNPAKVVLDDVQAAPKVAPAKTVIKKAPAPKVVATKKSAEKPMAPAKAAAVKTSSKAPAKKVSKAPTKKTE, from the coding sequence ATGAAAGCATCAAAAACTAAAGGGGTAAATAGAAAAGTTAAAAAACAGCTTAAAAGCGAATTAGAAGTAAACTTAAAAGCCAAGCTTAAAGATTTTATTATAAGCCTCGGACATGATGCCGAAGATATTGGCTCAGAGCTAAAAAAAGCGAGTAAATTATTAGCTAAGAAATTAGCTGCAAAAATTAAAAGCGTAAAAGATATTAAGCCTAAAAAGGCCGAAGTAAAAAAAGTAGATGTTAAAGTTAATGCCGTAAAATCTGCCCAAAAGGCAAAAAAAGTAATCGCTAAAGCGGTTAAAAAGGTAAATAACAAGGCTGCTGATATTGAAGAAATTATTAAAAAAGAAGTTGTGAACCCAGCTAAAGTAGTTTTAGATGATGTTCAAGCAGCTCCAAAAGTAGCTCCAGCTAAAACTGTAATAAAAAAAGCACCTGCACCAAAAGTTGTAGCAACTAAAAAAAGTGCAGAAAAGCCTATGGCTCCTGCTAAGGCTGCGGCAGTAAAAACAAGTAGCAAAGCACCTGCAAAAAAAGTAAGCAAAGCACCTACTAAGAAAACAGAATAG
- a CDS encoding YajQ family cyclic di-GMP-binding protein: MPSFDIVSKLDSQTLDNAINNAKKEILNRYDFHDSKSSIELDKKTNALTIITENDMRLKAIIDSIISRMVKQHLDPNALNLEKPHYSVSGNMIRKDIDVKEGIDKETAKKIVKKIKDSGLKVQASIMEDQVRVQGKKIDDLQAVIQLCRGDNFGQPLQYINMRN, encoded by the coding sequence ATGCCATCATTTGATATCGTAAGTAAATTAGATAGCCAAACATTAGATAACGCTATCAATAACGCAAAAAAGGAAATTTTAAATCGTTATGATTTTCATGATTCTAAAAGTTCTATAGAATTGGATAAGAAAACCAATGCTTTAACCATAATTACAGAGAACGATATGCGCTTAAAAGCTATTATTGATTCTATTATTTCAAGAATGGTAAAGCAACATTTAGATCCTAATGCTTTAAACTTAGAAAAACCTCATTACAGCGTTTCAGGTAATATGATTAGGAAAGATATTGATGTTAAAGAAGGTATTGATAAAGAAACAGCTAAAAAGATTGTGAAGAAAATTAAAGATTCTGGACTTAAAGTACAGGCTTCTATTATGGAAGACCAAGTAAGGGTACAAGGCAAGAAAATTGATGATTTACAAGCGGTGATTCAACTTTGCAGAGGCGATAATTTTGGGCAACCACTGCAATACATCAACATGAGAAACTAA
- a CDS encoding nucleoside phosphorylase → MEKTIAASDLIINADGSIYHLNLRPEDIADTIITVGDQERVPEVSKYFDKIELKKGKREFITHTGYIGKKRITVISTGIGTDNIDIVLNELDALANIDFEQRQIKENHKTLQIIRLGTSGSINKDVEMGSILASSHGLGLDSLMHYYERNLNNEDKVLEQQVKSSLQDLGLSPYLTSASASLLNTLAADIPKGITVTAPGFYAPQGRKVRANNKINNLIERLTSLNVSKYQVTNLEMETAGIYALANALGHEAISINAILASRLNFEFAANPALIVENMLKKVLEKLA, encoded by the coding sequence ATGGAAAAAACAATAGCGGCATCAGATTTAATTATTAATGCTGATGGCAGTATTTATCATCTAAACTTAAGACCAGAAGATATTGCCGATACCATTATTACTGTTGGCGACCAAGAAAGGGTGCCTGAGGTGAGCAAGTATTTTGATAAAATCGAGCTCAAAAAAGGCAAAAGAGAATTTATTACGCATACAGGTTATATCGGTAAAAAAAGAATTACCGTTATTTCTACCGGTATTGGTACTGATAATATCGACATTGTTTTAAACGAATTGGATGCGCTTGCTAATATTGATTTTGAGCAAAGACAAATAAAAGAAAACCATAAAACTTTACAAATTATTAGGCTAGGAACATCAGGAAGTATAAATAAAGATGTAGAAATGGGCAGTATTTTAGCTTCTTCGCATGGTTTAGGCTTAGATAGCTTGATGCATTATTACGAAAGAAATCTGAACAATGAAGACAAAGTTTTAGAGCAACAAGTTAAATCCTCTCTTCAAGATTTAGGTTTATCTCCTTATTTAACATCAGCTTCAGCTTCTTTATTAAATACTTTAGCTGCTGATATTCCTAAAGGGATAACAGTAACGGCTCCGGGGTTTTACGCTCCACAAGGCAGAAAAGTAAGAGCAAACAATAAAATCAATAACCTTATTGAAAGACTAACCAGCTTAAATGTAAGTAAATACCAAGTCACCAATTTAGAAATGGAAACGGCGGGAATTTACGCTCTTGCCAACGCTTTAGGTCATGAAGCTATTTCTATCAATGCTATTTTAGCCAGTCGATTAAACTTTGAATTTGCTGCTAACCCTGCATTAATTGTAGAAAATATGCTAAAAAAGGTTTTAGAAAAACTAGCTTAA
- a CDS encoding menaquinone biosynthetic enzyme MqnA/MqnD family protein, whose protein sequence is MIRVSAVSYTNTLPFIYGLAHHPVKEEIQLTVDYPALCAQKLIDDEADIGLIPVASLLKLPEYHLVSDYCIGANGIVNSVYIFSNCPVEEIEFLQLDPESNTSNNLAFVLLKHYFKVNPVRLINAVDYGELKHPKTAFVQIGDRTFGKQNQYPYAYDLAQEWKNFTGLPFVFAAWVSNKKLPEKFVNAFNDALKHGLDNRKEVFKTMQMRANFDLEDYLLHKIDYPLDTQKREALALFLNYVKALS, encoded by the coding sequence ATGATAAGAGTTTCTGCGGTTAGTTATACCAATACATTACCCTTTATTTATGGTTTAGCGCATCATCCTGTTAAAGAAGAAATACAGTTAACGGTAGATTATCCGGCATTGTGCGCTCAAAAATTAATAGATGATGAAGCTGATATAGGTTTAATTCCTGTGGCGTCTTTATTGAAATTGCCAGAATATCATTTAGTTTCTGATTATTGCATAGGTGCTAATGGTATAGTAAACTCGGTTTATATTTTTAGCAACTGCCCGGTAGAAGAAATAGAATTTCTACAATTAGACCCCGAGTCTAACACCTCAAATAATTTAGCCTTTGTACTGTTAAAACATTATTTTAAGGTTAATCCAGTAAGGTTGATTAATGCTGTAGATTATGGTGAACTTAAACATCCTAAAACAGCCTTTGTACAAATTGGCGACCGTACTTTTGGTAAGCAAAATCAATATCCTTATGCTTATGATTTGGCTCAAGAATGGAAAAATTTCACAGGTTTGCCTTTTGTTTTTGCCGCTTGGGTAAGCAATAAAAAGTTGCCTGAGAAATTTGTTAATGCTTTTAATGATGCCTTAAAACATGGTTTAGATAACCGTAAAGAAGTCTTTAAAACCATGCAAATGCGAGCTAATTTTGATTTGGAAGACTATCTGCTACATAAAATAGATTATCCTTTAGATACTCAAAAAAGAGAAGCTTTAGCGCTGTTTTTAAATTACGTTAAAGCATTAAGCTAG
- a CDS encoding histidine phosphatase family protein — MDKKKNKKLYIIRHGETDFNKDGIVQGRGVNSDLNATGIAQGEAFYKKYKNIPFDKLYTSTLKRTHQTVKDFINDGLVWEQLAGLDELAWGVYEGQKSNAALREAFVNLIQAWAAGHYDVKPEGGESPNEVYVRQAAAMNHITKQDHENTVLICMHGRAIRLLMCLLMKKPLSEMDTYPHQNTSLYVLNYDGEQFEIEVFNSLAHLEEQGL, encoded by the coding sequence TTGGATAAGAAGAAAAATAAAAAGCTTTACATCATTAGGCATGGTGAAACAGATTTCAATAAAGATGGGATTGTACAAGGCAGGGGAGTAAATTCTGATTTAAATGCTACAGGAATAGCGCAAGGTGAAGCTTTTTATAAAAAATATAAAAATATTCCTTTTGATAAGCTTTATACATCAACCTTAAAAAGAACACATCAAACGGTAAAAGACTTTATTAATGACGGCTTAGTTTGGGAGCAGTTAGCTGGTTTAGATGAGTTGGCTTGGGGTGTTTATGAAGGTCAAAAAAGCAATGCAGCTTTAAGAGAGGCTTTTGTTAATTTAATACAGGCTTGGGCTGCCGGGCATTATGATGTGAAGCCAGAAGGTGGCGAAAGCCCCAATGAGGTTTATGTAAGACAAGCAGCAGCCATGAATCATATTACTAAGCAAGACCATGAAAACACGGTTTTAATTTGTATGCATGGCAGAGCTATACGTTTATTAATGTGTTTATTGATGAAAAAGCCATTATCTGAGATGGATACCTATCCGCACCAAAATACTTCTTTATATGTTTTAAACTATGATGGAGAGCAGTTTGAGATAGAAGTTTTTAATAGTTTGGCGCATTTAGAAGAGCAGGGTTTATAG
- the mqnE gene encoding aminofutalosine synthase MqnE: MNADHQLAVLLQDAHLEASLKEIAKKVQNGERISFEEGVLLYKKADLSYLGVLANYIRTKKHGNVTYFNRNFHIEPTNLCVYDCKFCSYSRLIKEKAEGWEYTMEEMMAIVKSYDEQPVTEVHIVGGVLPQYDMKFYMDFFTAIKKHRPELHVKALTPVEYHYIFKKAKVDYATGMRMMKEAGLESMPGGGAEIFHPEIREQIAKDKCDAEQWLQIHEEWHKLGMRSNATMLYGHIEEYWHRVDHLEKLRVLQDKTGGFQTFIPLKFRNQDNQMSHVAESTVVEDLRNYAISRIYLDNFDHIKAYWAMIGRNTAQLSLNFGVDDIDGTLDDTTKIYSMAGAEEQNPAMSTKDLVKLIKAVGKKPVERDTLYNIINDFENVDFPEDEKPKYYALPVIN; encoded by the coding sequence ATGAACGCAGACCATCAACTCGCAGTACTTTTACAAGATGCTCATCTTGAGGCTTCTTTAAAAGAAATAGCCAAAAAAGTACAAAACGGAGAGAGAATAAGTTTTGAAGAAGGAGTTCTTTTATACAAAAAAGCTGATTTATCCTATCTAGGTGTTTTAGCAAACTATATCAGAACCAAGAAGCATGGAAACGTTACTTATTTTAATAGAAATTTCCATATAGAGCCTACAAACTTATGCGTTTATGATTGTAAATTTTGCTCTTATTCTCGTTTGATCAAAGAAAAGGCAGAAGGCTGGGAGTATACCATGGAGGAAATGATGGCCATTGTAAAATCTTATGATGAGCAGCCTGTTACAGAAGTTCATATAGTAGGCGGTGTATTGCCGCAATATGATATGAAATTTTATATGGATTTCTTTACCGCAATTAAAAAGCATCGCCCAGAGTTGCATGTTAAAGCACTTACTCCAGTAGAATATCATTACATCTTTAAAAAAGCCAAAGTAGATTACGCTACTGGTATGCGTATGATGAAAGAAGCCGGCTTAGAGTCTATGCCAGGTGGTGGTGCAGAAATTTTTCATCCGGAAATAAGAGAGCAAATAGCTAAAGATAAATGTGATGCAGAACAGTGGCTGCAAATACACGAAGAATGGCATAAATTAGGAATGCGTTCTAATGCAACCATGCTATATGGCCATATTGAGGAATATTGGCATAGGGTAGACCATTTAGAAAAATTGAGAGTATTGCAAGACAAAACAGGCGGTTTTCAAACTTTTATTCCGTTAAAATTTAGAAACCAAGATAACCAAATGTCGCATGTAGCAGAATCTACAGTAGTTGAGGATTTAAGAAACTATGCTATCTCTAGAATTTATCTGGATAATTTTGATCATATCAAAGCTTATTGGGCCATGATAGGTAGAAATACCGCTCAACTATCGCTTAATTTTGGTGTAGATGATATTGATGGTACTTTAGACGATACTACAAAAATTTATTCGATGGCTGGTGCCGAGGAGCAAAACCCTGCCATGAGCACTAAAGATTTAGTGAAATTGATTAAAGCAGTTGGTAAAAAGCCTGTTGAAAGAGATACTTTATACAACATCATCAATGATTTTGAAAATGTTGATTTCCCCGAGGATGAAAAACCAAAATACTACGCTTTACCCGTTATTAATTAA
- a CDS encoding trans-sulfuration enzyme family protein, which translates to MMNLETIAIHAGNKVDEATKAVVQPLILSSTFERSNGEYPGGYIYSRADNPNRKSLERVLALLEGGEDACAFATGNAAGMSVFQALAPGSHIICPDDMYHGLRNQLKILFKGILTFDFIDFTDLSLIESTINDSTKLIWAETPSNPLLKLADIAAIAEICKKYQLIFAVDNTFATPICQQPLTLGAHLVMHSTTKYLNGHSDVTGGVIITKNKDEFWEKIRTVQGFGGATPSPFDCYLITRGIKTLPYRMRGHVENAVKLAVYLESHPAVEAVFYPGLASHPQHNLAKKQMLSYSGMLSFTLKGGEKAAFDLINGLKIFTQATSLGGVESLIEHRYAVEGPDTKTPKNLLRVSVGLEHIDDLIADLAQNLDHLNS; encoded by the coding sequence ATGATGAATTTAGAGACCATAGCCATACATGCAGGCAACAAAGTTGATGAAGCTACTAAAGCAGTTGTACAGCCCTTAATTTTGTCGAGCACTTTTGAAAGAAGCAATGGCGAATATCCTGGTGGATATATCTATTCCAGAGCAGATAATCCTAACCGCAAGTCTTTAGAACGTGTTTTAGCTTTATTGGAAGGCGGTGAAGATGCTTGTGCTTTTGCCACAGGTAATGCAGCTGGCATGTCGGTTTTTCAAGCTTTAGCACCTGGCTCTCATATCATTTGTCCTGATGATATGTATCACGGACTAAGAAATCAGCTTAAAATATTGTTTAAAGGGATTTTAACTTTTGATTTTATTGATTTTACCGATTTATCTTTAATAGAAAGCACCATAAATGATTCTACAAAGTTAATATGGGCCGAAACACCATCTAACCCTTTATTAAAATTAGCCGATATTGCAGCTATAGCGGAAATTTGTAAAAAGTATCAACTCATATTTGCTGTTGATAATACCTTTGCAACGCCTATTTGCCAGCAACCTTTAACCTTAGGTGCACATTTAGTAATGCACTCTACCACCAAATATTTAAATGGCCATAGCGATGTTACGGGTGGTGTCATCATCACTAAAAATAAAGACGAATTTTGGGAGAAGATTAGAACCGTACAAGGTTTTGGCGGTGCAACCCCCTCTCCTTTTGATTGTTATTTGATTACCCGCGGCATTAAAACTTTACCTTACCGGATGCGTGGCCATGTAGAAAACGCTGTTAAATTGGCTGTTTATTTAGAAAGTCATCCTGCTGTTGAAGCTGTTTTTTATCCCGGTTTAGCATCACACCCGCAGCATAATTTAGCAAAAAAACAAATGTTAAGCTATAGTGGTATGCTTTCTTTTACTTTAAAAGGTGGTGAAAAAGCCGCTTTTGATTTGATAAACGGATTGAAAATATTTACTCAAGCTACAAGTTTAGGCGGAGTAGAAAGTTTAATAGAACACCGTTATGCAGTAGAAGGTCCGGATACTAAAACGCCAAAAAATTTACTAAGAGTTTCTGTTGGCTTAGAACATATTGATGATTTAATTGCTGATTTAGCTCAGAATTTAGACCACCTAAACTCTTAA
- a CDS encoding O-acetylhomoserine aminocarboxypropyltransferase/cysteine synthase family protein codes for MSSQNLKFETLQLHAGQQVDPTTGSRAVPLYQTTSYVFNSSEHGANLFALKEFGNIYTRLMNPTTDVFEQRVAALEGGVAALAVASGQAAQFIAIANIIQSGENFVSTRYLYGGSYNQFKVQFKRLGIEARFVNEETPEAYEALIDDKTKAIYLETIGNPAFNIPDFEKISALAKKHDLPLIVDNTFGAGGYLFRPIEHGANVVVESATKWIGGHGTSVGGVIVDGGNYNWGNGKFPQFSEPSEGYHGLVFSDVFGVNGPFGNIQFIIRARVEGLRDFGPAISPFNSFLLIQGLETLSLRVQRHVDNALELAKWLENHDAVQAVNYPGLESSPYHTLAKKYLKNGFGGVLSFELKGDKENAIKFVDALKLTSHLANVGDAKTLIIQPSATTHQQLSAEEQLKAGVTPTLLRVSVGIEHIDDIKADFAQAFDAIK; via the coding sequence ATGTCTAGTCAAAATTTAAAATTTGAAACACTACAATTACATGCTGGTCAACAAGTAGACCCAACAACTGGTTCAAGAGCAGTTCCTTTGTACCAAACTACTTCTTATGTATTTAACAGTTCAGAACATGGCGCCAATTTATTCGCTTTAAAAGAGTTCGGGAATATTTACACCCGTTTAATGAACCCTACTACCGATGTTTTTGAGCAAAGAGTAGCAGCTTTAGAGGGTGGTGTAGCAGCTTTAGCGGTAGCATCAGGGCAAGCGGCTCAATTCATCGCCATAGCAAATATTATCCAATCTGGAGAGAACTTTGTTTCAACAAGATATTTATACGGTGGTAGCTATAACCAATTTAAAGTACAATTTAAGAGGTTAGGTATAGAAGCTCGTTTTGTGAACGAGGAAACTCCTGAAGCTTATGAAGCTTTGATAGACGATAAAACTAAAGCTATTTACCTAGAAACTATTGGTAACCCAGCGTTTAACATCCCTGATTTTGAAAAAATATCGGCTTTAGCTAAAAAACACGACCTTCCTTTAATTGTAGATAATACTTTTGGTGCTGGCGGCTATCTTTTTAGACCTATTGAGCATGGCGCTAATGTGGTGGTAGAATCTGCAACAAAATGGATTGGCGGACATGGCACAAGCGTTGGCGGTGTTATTGTTGATGGCGGAAATTACAATTGGGGAAATGGTAAATTCCCTCAATTCTCTGAGCCATCAGAAGGTTACCATGGTTTAGTTTTCTCTGATGTTTTTGGAGTTAACGGTCCTTTTGGCAACATCCAGTTTATCATTAGAGCAAGAGTAGAAGGTTTAAGAGATTTTGGACCTGCCATTTCTCCGTTCAACTCTTTCTTATTGATTCAAGGTTTAGAAACCCTTTCTTTAAGAGTACAAAGACATGTTGATAATGCTTTAGAGCTAGCAAAATGGTTAGAAAACCATGATGCAGTACAAGCAGTTAACTACCCTGGTTTAGAATCATCTCCTTACCATACTTTAGCTAAAAAGTATTTAAAAAATGGTTTTGGCGGAGTATTATCTTTCGAGCTAAAAGGCGATAAAGAAAACGCCATCAAATTTGTTGATGCACTTAAACTAACCAGCCATTTAGCCAATGTGGGCGATGCAAAAACACTTATCATACAGCCTTCTGCAACTACACACCAACAACTAAGTGCTGAAGAGCAATTAAAAGCAGGTGTTACTCCAACTTTATTAAGAGTTTCTGTAGGTATAGAGCATATTGATGACATTAAAGCTGATTTTGCTCAAGCTTTTGATGCCATTAAATAA
- the metX gene encoding homoserine O-acetyltransferase MetX, producing the protein MSIKTFQYKKQFKLESGKRLKKLNIAYHTFGKLNADKSNVVWVCHALTANSDVFDWWKGLFGEKDLFNREEYFIVCANILGSPYGTTNPLSVNETTKQPYYLSFPKISIRDMVEAHKLLAQHLAIENIEVLIGGSLGGQQALEWSVSEADRIKNLIVLATNAQHSAWGIAFNESQRLAIETDRTFYTQEAKGGQKGLKTARSMALLSYRTYNCYADKQAEASNEVIDLFKSSSYQNYQGEKLVKRFNAYSYWYLTKTMDSHNLGRGRTSVEAALASIKANTLVIGIASDILFPTHEQKFIAKHIEEAEYHEIDSLYGHDGFLLEVEKLENIISKFLREKSLEKKQSSLQVA; encoded by the coding sequence ATGAGTATAAAGACATTTCAATATAAAAAGCAGTTTAAGCTAGAAAGTGGTAAAAGACTTAAAAAGCTAAACATAGCTTACCATACTTTTGGTAAGCTAAATGCTGATAAAAGCAATGTAGTATGGGTTTGTCATGCTTTAACCGCAAATTCTGATGTATTTGATTGGTGGAAAGGCCTGTTTGGCGAAAAAGATTTATTTAATCGGGAAGAGTATTTTATTGTTTGTGCTAATATTTTAGGTTCTCCTTATGGCACTACAAATCCTTTATCAGTAAATGAAACCACCAAGCAACCTTATTATTTGTCTTTTCCAAAAATCTCTATCAGAGATATGGTGGAGGCGCACAAACTTTTAGCGCAACACTTAGCAATTGAAAACATTGAGGTTTTAATTGGAGGTTCTTTAGGTGGCCAACAAGCTTTAGAGTGGTCTGTTTCTGAAGCTGATAGAATTAAAAACCTAATTGTTTTAGCTACTAATGCACAACACTCTGCTTGGGGAATTGCTTTTAACGAATCGCAAAGATTGGCTATAGAAACCGATAGAACTTTTTATACACAAGAAGCGAAAGGTGGGCAAAAAGGCTTGAAAACAGCTAGAAGCATGGCTTTATTATCTTACAGAACTTACAACTGTTATGCTGATAAACAAGCAGAAGCGTCTAACGAAGTTATAGATTTATTTAAATCTTCATCCTACCAAAATTATCAAGGAGAGAAATTGGTAAAAAGATTTAACGCCTACAGCTATTGGTATTTAACCAAAACTATGGATAGCCACAACTTAGGAAGAGGAAGAACAAGTGTAGAAGCCGCTTTAGCAAGCATAAAAGCAAATACTTTAGTTATAGGTATAGCTTCTGATATTCTTTTCCCTACACATGAGCAAAAATTTATTGCTAAGCATATTGAGGAAGCAGAATATCATGAAATTGATTCTTTATACGGGCATGATGGCTTCTTGCTTGAGGTTGAAAAGCTTGAAAATATTATTTCTAAGTTCTTAAGAGAAAAATCTTTAGAAAAAAAACAAAGCAGCTTACAAGTTGCTTAA